The sequence cttgggaaaaaggacttttcactgtcacattggttttaaattcatgGTAGCACGTGCTGCATGactagtctcttactgccaggggaaaatgttcacggtggttttaagttcgcggtgaaacggccaccgtgaaaactgcgaacattaaaccaccgcgaaagtttctgcatttacagtagtttcacTTACATTGTAGTTGCAAAATTCAAATGTGTAGAAACCCCGGAATTTGTTTTAGATCCTAAAAATATTATAATAGAATATGTTTTTATACAAGAATATTTATTTCGAGGTCATCTTATCCTTTCAGTTTATGTCTTCCTAGGCCGATTGTTTCcagaaaattgtacaataaatatTAGTGTTCAGTGGATAACTATTAATGTTGCAGGTGGTGGGAAAGTCTGAATGCTCTACAGGTGTAGAATTGACACAGGAACACAAATCATCCTAAATCAACTGTTTTGTTTCCCACTGACAGGAAGTACAGACACATCCTCTGACTACCCTGACAAGTATGGAGCCATTAGGGCCTATATGGGTTCTGATTCTCAGGATTCAACCTCAATCAGTTCCCACGGGTCTGGGTTTTACACAGGTactgctgcccccctcccacatctgtctgtgcccccctcccatgtcggtgtgtgcccccctccccatatctTGCTGTACCCTGGTGGAGAAATTACTAGAAGACCCAGCTTTCCTCAGCCTATGGTAATTGTAGCTATGGCCACAGCCAACTCTAGCTTTGAAGACATCTGCTGTATTGCATTTAAATTTGTGGGTATTTGATTTTGCAGTATCAGGAAAATGgagggttttcggaaaaacctgtccagtccggaatgcggaaaaccctgtccagtctgaaaagagggtctgcatgggggtatacgttGTTCAGTTCAGATCATCCTCTTTTGGGAGGTGACACCTGGgtgtctccactcgtttctgtccagcattGTAAGCTActaattactagtatacaacaacattttttatctttaatatggctaagcacagaaataacatcaacttgaagtgtgacgcaatgtcatacaaaaattataacttaacaaaaatcatccatcattgctacttctgtgcatcatataaaaaacttctactctttaagtctttgagactgagcatgctattaatagccttatggcataattttgcaaataaaacactttatttttaaaatgatacatagttctatatagctGACAACTTGCCTCTAAAGCCTaagggtttgaaaaatgccatctcggctttattgtagggcattgtaaaatatatgtaatgttataacattgtgtactaaagtCGTGTTGATATTGGAATCTTTCGCAGTCATTCTATTATACCGggatttaaacagaccagctctcaaaatgagtgctgcacacttatcatttaaagaaaacctttcaaagcctgtctttgtaatgtattgccactaattaacaacccgaaattgacggacactcactatccattgtttgatggacaatgggtgtGATTCTCTCCTCctcatgtcctaccagataagtgttaattgggtactttgcatttgacagaactgactttgtgtgcatacatattgcacctttgggtcactcattatgctgCCGATTCTATAGTTATGTGTATCAATTTAGTGTAAGTGCTGTCTGAAGTAATAGTTTTAAGTattgccaggaacccctatgcagaccctcttttcagactggacagggttttccgccccatttccctgtctggactggacagggttttccgaaaaaCCCAAAAGGGTGTTTGTGTTAGTTTTGAatttgtggtagcaccatatactgtagtcacataccgtaatggaaaaatgtttgcggtggttttgagtttgcagtggtttttgaattcacagtgaagtggccaccacaaaaaaatggaacataaagccaccgtgaacatttctacattaaattacagtactgtaaatgcagaaatattcgcggtggattaatgttcgcggtttttgcggtgaccacttcaccgcgaacttaaattcaccgcaaacatttttttcattaaggtattagattgcagtctatggtgtaaccacgaacttaaaacacttgcgaaaagtccttttcccgctaccgcgaaattaaatccccgctaacttaaatgcatttacagtaatacggTATGTTATCTTTGATTCAATTGTTTACCGAGTTTTATTTTGTGGAACAACTTAGCAATTGGTCAGGACATCACAGTTTTGGGGGAATCCTGTGATGTTACGAGCTGTTGCTAAGTTGTCCCACCAAAGAGCTCAAAGATGACACAGATGTTTTCAGAGAAGACCAAATATTTGTAAGTGAATGATAGAGGAAGCTTCGTTTCACTGGCACTTTAATAACGCTACGGTGGCCCACGTCAACACTTCACAGGCACTTAAACTGCATTCCCACCCGAATCTTGGTGACACAGTTTCAGGCATGTAAGGTAGCTGCAGCACTACTAACCTTCTACTAACATAGAAAACTTATCTTTCAGGTGTCATGAAGGTGATTAGTTACTTTATAAATGCAGTGTAGATGTGTTTTGTAATCATTAATTTCCCCACCACCTAGCTGCCTGCCCACTCTGATCTCAGATCCCCTCAGTTTGGATGGATATTCTACAAGTATAATGAGTCTGTCTATTAACCAGAATACACAAAATTCTGTATGCTTTGATGAGTAAATGTAACAGGTTGTTATATTCTGTagaaccctagccctaaccttGCATTTTATGCCTATAAAATCTAGCAACCTGCAGTGTTTTACTTACATTATTTTGGTAGCCAGTGGTATCCAAGTCTGTTCCTTTTGTCCTCTCTTGCAAAGCAAACAAAGAGGCTCGGCAGCTAGAATGGGTTTGGATACCACTCACTGGCTAGTCTTTTTCACCTTTCTTTATGTGTATTCCTGTGTATACCAGTAAATAGTCTGACTGATTATGAGCCATGACATGTGTCTCCTGCAGGTTTAGGTGCCCCCAGTACAGGAGGCGTCACAGAAGGGGATGATTTTGCAGACTTCAAGTCTGCATCCTCCGAGCCCACCCCGCCCCCTGCTCCTGTGCCAGCTTTCCTCAAATCTCTCACCACCCATCATAACAAAGCTCTGCCCGACTTAGCTGGGTTTGAGGATGAAAACATtacagcagcgccccctacatCGGCTTCCAAACCCCCTGTGTCTACAGCCCCCCTATCGTCAGACATCTTCAACATACGCAAGAAATCTTTTGACGATTTTGCCGATTTCAAGTCGGCAGATTCCAACGTATGGGAAAAACAGGACGGAGGCAACATGGATGAATTTGGCGAATTTGCATCCACGGCGGATTTGAAAAAATCCAGTTCGGGACAGAAGCTGACTGAGAGCCTGTCTGGGTTTGCTGATTTTGTCCAGTCTGGGAAGTCGGCCCCAGCAGGGGAGGGTGACTTTGCAGAGTTCCAACAGTCTTCTGACCTGATGGGCGGGGAGGATAAAGCCCTAGACAAATACGCAGTCTTCAAGGACATCTCCGAGGACACGCAAAGCCTGACGTCAATCGGAAGCACTGACGCCTCCAAGGACTCGGACAAATATGGAATATTTCGAGAGCTGGGGAGTTCAGAAGGCCAGCCACAGGAAGAGATGTTTGGTAGTCTGTCTGAGTCCAAGAAGACTGGAGGCAGCGAGAAGGACACGCAGTCTGTTCAGAGTCTTGAGCTGCCGGGACTCAGCACAGCTACGACTGAACCAGCAAGCAAGGATGAAGAATTTGGAGACTTCAGTTCTATGAGCGTAGCTCAGCCACCAAACCTAGGGAAGGAGACTGGCCTGTTTAACAACCAGTCAACAAAAGCCACAGGGGAATTTGGCGCTTTTGCTGCTTTGGGAAACACAGCAGCTCCTCCTACTGATTCTAACAAGTATGACATGTTCAAGGAACAAAGCAGCAGACAGGGAACTGAGAGCAAGGATGAGTTTGGGGACTTCTCATGGAGCTCCCCTACAAAACAGTCTCCCTTTGGTGATTTCAAAGAGCCAACCATGAGTACCGGAGGTGATGTTATTGGTTTTGTGTCCTCCAGTACAAACCAGACATTTGGAGGCTTTACTGACCCTGTGCAAAGCAACCCTGTTGTGTTTGGACAACATTCAAATATCAGCCAGCCTGAGTCAAAGCTGCCTGATTGGTCAATGGGAATTAGCCAATCAGGAGGCAGTGAGACGTCTCTACCAATGTCACTATTCGGTTCGATACAAACAAGCACAAAACCTGCGCAGATTCGAGACTTGACGGACCTGTCGGACTTGGGAAGTGCAAATAAGGCTGTTCCACAGGAGAATGAGTTTGGTGACTTCAACTCTGCTGCAGAAAAGACGGGAGGGGGGCATGATGAGTTTGGGGACTTCAGCACTGCAGAGAGTGGTGCTGGTACTGGTGTAGGAAGTAAAGAAGCAGGTGTGTTataagcagtgtttttgctAGCATAGTGTAACTAGAGCAGACATCAGAGTTGGGCCTCCCCATTGGAGATGGCAATTAAGATTAGCATTGAAacacagaggcggcggcaggaaatttcgtctgggggggaacttttgctgacagaattttgcggaACACCGCGCTACtcgtcgcgccggaggcgcgaccaccctaggggggtccgggggcatgcttccccgggaaaatttgaaatctagaccctctaaaacgccatttcctgtgttttgacgggcaaattttgctgccagactaagctaagtttgatggcaattctgttagaaagacacatggttttagcgagggcgatgcccctaaaatattttcatgatttcgagcaccgaaggtgcgagctgtcgcaaggttggtctttggaaatttcgaaatctgtaattttctgtaatttgagggacaaattttgcttgcAGACTACGCTtaatcttatgccatttttgtcaaagaaaaagatgtttgagggcgatgacctaagctaccacgcacaaattttcacTATGTggttgtgagcgccggaggcgcaagtcatcgctagggatgtccggagaaaattttaaaatcttgaccgtctgaaacgtcatttcctgaatttcagtggcacattctgcttggaaactaagctaagtacgatttctattggtttaaaagatttttcagagaaacgctcccgcaacatattgtcctgcgccgaaGACACagtcgtcacaagggaggtctggcgaaattttgaaatcgggactctctgaaacgccatttcttgcattttcaggggtaaactttactgttagactagcttgattttatgaaatttccatcatcaaaaaaatacacaaggtttcagcttgattttttggggggcgacgcccccccaacatattttccgggggg comes from Branchiostoma floridae strain S238N-H82 chromosome 2, Bfl_VNyyK, whole genome shotgun sequence and encodes:
- the LOC118409329 gene encoding synergin gamma-like, which encodes MGSDSQDSTSISSHGSGFYTGLGAPSTGGVTEGDDFADFKSASSEPTPPPAPVPAFLKSLTTHHNKALPDLAGFEDENITAAPPTSASKPPVSTAPLSSDIFNIRKKSFDDFADFKSADSNVWEKQDGGNMDEFGEFASTADLKKSSSGQKLTESLSGFADFVQSGKSAPAGEGDFAEFQQSSDLMGGEDKALDKYAVFKDISEDTQSLTSIGSTDASKDSDKYGIFRELGSSEGQPQEEMFGSLSESKKTGGSEKDTQSVQSLELPGLSTATTEPASKDEEFGDFSSMSVAQPPNLGKETGLFNNQSTKATGEFGAFAALGNTAAPPTDSNKYDMFKEQSSRQGTESKDEFGDFSWSSPTKQSPFGDFKEPTMSTGGDVIGFVSSSTNQTFGGFTDPVQSNPVVFGQHSNISQPESKLPDWSMGISQSGGSETSLPMSLFGSIQTSTKPAQIRDLTDLSDLGSANKAVPQENEFGDFNSAAEKTGGGHDEFGDFSTAESGAGTGVGSKEAGKYAGAVVLASSVPTKAVADSSPLYIRDRYSGMSSTVEDNERHEYEWKRCLESCLKEIRNANNIFNDISSSSVCNEVIKSVQGSDYITGVIEIYRVVCRITVGMKSASCGTAELHQLLKEIDLVWNNLSAFLTSSPIMAQFVPEPGSLDFSTGALKPGISDAQLACGVCLLSVDSRSKAFDRQDDCNKLNYGGRQYHAPCANFWVNRVNSTLPALPLRELL